One stretch of Pieris brassicae chromosome 8, ilPieBrab1.1, whole genome shotgun sequence DNA includes these proteins:
- the LOC123713798 gene encoding retinol dehydrogenase 11-like translates to MWLFWLLVVVITIKLFNKSTSGKCYADTVMSGKVVVVTGASGGIGFETALELARRGAKVIIACRSHQKGERAVRIISKVAKNKRVRYIHLDLTSLASIRKFCDELKASEAKLDVLINNAGAICTTRQRTTDGLLKDEQINYFGPFLLTILLVSMLKRVASSRVVLVSSAWHKLGRIERVNDENAGYIQAYATSKLCNILFCKELARRLKGTGVVVNSLNPGQVNTSLYRSSTVLEKLRSLVLYFFFKTPTEGAQTSVYLAVSDECDTTSGRYFEDCKEVMPSSKTEDDYTARQLWLMSEELVGLKPDELADVTIPKG, encoded by the coding sequence ATGTGGCTGTTCTGGTTATTAGTCGtagttattacaataaaactgtttaataaatcaacatcGGGAAAATGTTACGCAGATACAGTAATGAGTGGCAAAGTGGTTGTGGTAACTGGCGCGAGTGGAGGTATCGGCTTCGAAACCGCATTGGAGTTAGCAAGACGAGGTGCTAAAGTGATAATCGCATGCAGGAGCCACCAGAAAGGAgaaagagcggttcgaatcatTAGCAAGGTAGCCAAAAACAAACGAGTACGCTACATACATTTGGACCTCACATCATTAGCGTCCATACGAAAGTTTTGTGACGAATTAAAGGCGTCTGAAGCAAAATTGGACGTGTTGATAAACAACGCCGGAGCGATTTGCACGACACGACAGAGAACTACTGATGGTCTATTAAAAGACGAACAAATCAACTATTTTGGACCGTTTCTATTAACAATTCTCCTAGTTTCCATGTTGAAACGAGTGGCATCAAGTCGTGTTGTGCTAGTTTCTTCAGCTTGGCACAAATTAGGAAGGATTGAGAGAGTCAATGATGAAAATGCAGGTTACATACAAGCATATGCAACTAGTAAACTATGTAATATATTGTTCTGTAAGGAGCTGGCAAGACGCTTAAAAGGTACCGGGGTCGTTGTGAATAGCTTAAATCCGGGACAAGTGAATACGTCATTATATAGAAGTTCAACGGTTTTGGAAAAATTGAGAAGTCTAGTGCTATActtcttttttaaaacacCGACAGAAGGTGCACAGACGTCAGTGTATTTGGCAGTATCAGACGAGTGTGATACGACGAGTGGAAGATATTTCGAAGACTGTAAAGAGGTGATGCCTAGCTCCAAAACGGAAGACGATTATACAGCACGTCAACTATGGCTGATGAGTGAAGAACTTGTGGGTTTAAAGCCAGATGAGTTAGCAGATGTGACCATTCCCAAAGGATAA
- the LOC123713171 gene encoding uncharacterized protein LOC123713171: MRCCKMNPKNMDNMTQREKFQLLNSEVRSFYEYCKEVGMSDDDMDVICRPLMHAVRRATIKRWRNIFLICAVFVIFGYIVCQTDTFQWNAAAVGRLTLIKLLPFWNWTPLYYNKCIVERLPLQNFNSEPVSTNDCIACEAIQNIARISKTDHNEVLNHHLLRGAPVIVNDAYHDWATGEYNLTGLVSNDDRLRESVPCRILTNIRIGKQPMDLQEIVSRITESNIPSWFIHFQNCDLRAVKTFRVLAPRPYFLSPEIPPSHFNWLLLSKNYDTQRFKYLEFDIGLIIMTQLKGKNYIQLKPRMPCENICSPIKIELQQSETLVLSNSLWEFEYMPGKGENLAMITETDWVES; encoded by the exons ATGCGGTGCTGTAAAATGAATCCAAAAAACATGGATAATATGACGCAGCGTGAAAAATtccaattattaaattcagaAGTGCGTTCgttttatgaatattgtaaagaaGTAGGTATGAGTGATGATGATATGGACGTAATTTGTCGCCCTTTGATGCATGCTGTGAGAAGGGCGACCATTAAGAGATGGCGAAATATTTTCCTGATATGCGCGGTATTTGTGATATTTGGATATATTGTGTGTCAAACGGATACATTTCAATGGAATGCTGCTGCCGTGGGTCGCTTAACTTTGATAAAGCTTCTACCGTTTTGGAACTGGACTCCATTATACTATAACAAATGTATTGTTGAAAGGCTCCCGTTGCAGAACTTTAATAGTGAACCTGTTTCTACAAACGACTGTATCGCGTGTGAAGCAATTC AAAACATAGCTCGTATATCAAAAACCGACCACAATGAAGTCCTAAACCACCACTTGCTAAGAGGAGCTCCTGTCATAGTTAATGATGCCTATCATGACTGGGCAACTGGGGAGTACAACTTAACAGGCCTCGTCAGCAATGATGACCGCTTACGCGAATCTGTCCCTTGCCGAATCCTAACTAACATTCGTATCGGTAAACAGCCAATGGATTTGCAGGAAATTGTATCGCGTATAACCGAGAGCAACATTCCTAGCTGGTTCATACATTTTCAGAACTGCGATCTTCGAGCCGTGAAAACCTTCAGAGTCCTCGCCCCTCGACCTTATTTCCTTTCTCCAGAAATCCCTCCTTCGCACTTCAACTGGTTGCTGCTATCCAAAAACTACGACACACAGCGTTTTAAGTATTTGGAGTTCGATATCGGTCTAATAATCATGACGCAGCTAAAAGGAAAGAATTACATTCAGTTGAAACCGCGTATGCCCTGCGAGAACATTTGTAGTcccattaaaattgaattacaaCAGAGTGAAACATTGGTTTTAAGTAATTCACTCTGGGAGTTTGAATACATGCCGGGAAAAGGTGAGAATCTGGCTATGATCACGGAAACTGATTGGGTAGAATCgtaa
- the LOC123712731 gene encoding GPI transamidase component PIG-S isoform X3, with the protein MWASASFVGVLIVIGVPLWWKTTEVFRVSLPYDKINSFDLEAHYITTDLVVLANDDQTAVTVAEEIQMTFSQSDVIKLRIIKLIISDTLRQTLDTVIDEQEALEAIAATFTQKHNTLYVVQRAPLFQDVWVGTERVVFFRDGKASSTLASAIEKWIYEPSVLQGARSESADAARHVRLPSSDYHVVLSVVNPKPHLLKVEFDAAEAVEDYIGSFVDELSELHNFTLKSQWLYLLDFDFQPRKVIDNTKVGYHYAIRHERLHLLLTKLEERAATHVSELPTVNLALYVTQCDMSPAYIYDTNNQKVESRVQAFMSPKWGGVVLGTPTVDECAEGIHRPKVTQIMGTFLAHLRKLIGITHKKSIQNGHLEALRSVAPRRWEVDSLLRIRTLEQVTSAETSLKSLAKLLGEISNIVINEEVGTSINIAVQNIQNAKNLMLSGHLLEAYRASQTAFIAAETAFMDPSLLALLYFPDDQKYAIYIPLFLPIMFPVILSLKNLILWFRGKLPKEKVE; encoded by the exons ATGTGGGCGAGCGCTTCATTTGTCGGCGTATTGATTGTCATCGGTGTACCTTTGTGGTGGAAAACAACCGAAGTGTTTCG GGTATCGCTTCCatacgataaaataaattcatttgacTTGGAGGCCCACTACATTACAACGGACCTTGTGGTACTCGCAAACGATGATCAAACTGCGGTGACAGTGGCTGAAGAGATTCAGATGACATTTTCACAGTCAG atGTAATAAAGCTGAGAATCATTAAGTTAATCATCTCAGACACACTTCGTCAAACCTTGGATACGGTGATTGATGAACAAGAAGCGCTAGAAGCAATAGCTGCCACTTTCACCCAGAAACATAATACGTTATATGTAGTGCAGAGGGCGCCACTTTTTCAAGACGTTTGGGTGGGGACGGAGAGAGTTGTATTCTTCCGAGACGGGAAAg CATCATCAACTCTAGCATCCGCTATAGAAAAATGGATCTACGAGCCATCAGTCCTCCAAGGTGCCAGATCGGAATCGGCAGATGCGGCGAGACATGTTCGATTACCAAGTAGTGACTATCACGTGGTGCTGTCAGTTGTTAATCCAAAACCACATTTGCTGAAAGTGGAGTTTGATGCGGCAGAGGCAGTAGAAG attatatagGTTCCTTTGTGGACGAGTTAAGTGAACTTCATAACTTCACACTCAAGTCCCAATGGCTGTATTTGCTGGACTTTGATTTTCAACCTAGAAAG GTAATAGATAATACAAAAGTCGGATATCACTACGCAATTCGTCATGAAAGACTACACTTGCTTTTAACCAAATTGGAAGAAAGGGCCGCGACTCATGTGTCTGAGTTGCCGACAGTTAACCTAGCCTTATATGTTACTCAGTGTGATATGTCGCCGGCTTATATCTACGATACCAATA accAGAAAGTGGAGTCACGAGTCCAAGCTTTCATGTCACCGAAATGGGGTGGCGTGGTATTGGGTACACCCACAGTAGACGAATGTGCAGAGGGCATACACCGACCTAAGGTCACACAGATCATGGGCACGTTTTTGGCACATCTTAGAAAACTTATTGGAATCACTCATAAG AAATCAATACAAAATGGTCACTTAGAAGCGCTCCGTTCGGTGGCGCCCAGGCGTTGGGAGGTCGATTCTCTTCTACGAATAAGGACCCTAGAGCAAGTCACCTCGGCTGAGACAAGCTTGAAGTCATTGGCTAAGTTGTtag GTGAAATATCAAACATAGTGATAAACGAAGAAGTAGGTACCTCAATTAACATAGCCGTACAGAACATTCAAAATGCCAAGAACTTAATGTTATCTGGACACCTTTTGGAGGCCTATAGGGCTTCGCAGACGGCTTTTATTGCGGCTGAAACAGCTTTTATGGACCCCAGTCTTTTGGCCCTGCTGTATTTCCCTGATGATCAGAA gtACGCAATTTACATTCCTCTGTTCTTACCTATTATGTTCCCTGTGATTCTATCTTTGAAGAATTTGATACTTTGGTTCAGAGGAAAACTACCAAAAGAGAAAGTTGAGTGA
- the LOC123712731 gene encoding GPI transamidase component PIG-S isoform X2, protein MAREWSRMWASASFVGVLIVIGVPLWWKTTEVFRVSLPYDKINSFDLEAHYITTDLVVLANDDQTAVTVAEEIQMTFSQSDVIKLRIIKLIISDTLRQTLDTVIDEQEALEAIAATFTQKHNTLYVVQRAPLFQDVWVGTERVVFFRDGKASSTLASAIEKWIYEPSVLQGARSESADAARHVRLPSSDYHVVLSVVNPKPHLLKVEFDAAEAVEDYIGSFVDELSELHNFTLKSQWLYLLDFDFQPRKVIDNTKVGYHYAIRHERLHLLLTKLEERAATHVSELPTVNLALYVTQCDMSPAYIYDTNNQKVESRVQAFMSPKWGGVVLGTPTVDECAEGIHRPKVTQIMGTFLAHLRKLIGITHKKSIQNGHLEALRSVAPRRWEVDSLLRIRTLEQVTSAETSLKSLAKLLGEISNIVINEEVGTSINIAVQNIQNAKNLMLSGHLLEAYRASQTAFIAAETAFMDPSLLALLYFPDDQKYAIYIPLFLPIMFPVILSLKNLILWFRGKLPKEKVE, encoded by the exons ATGGCTAGGg AATGGAGTCGTATGTGGGCGAGCGCTTCATTTGTCGGCGTATTGATTGTCATCGGTGTACCTTTGTGGTGGAAAACAACCGAAGTGTTTCG GGTATCGCTTCCatacgataaaataaattcatttgacTTGGAGGCCCACTACATTACAACGGACCTTGTGGTACTCGCAAACGATGATCAAACTGCGGTGACAGTGGCTGAAGAGATTCAGATGACATTTTCACAGTCAG atGTAATAAAGCTGAGAATCATTAAGTTAATCATCTCAGACACACTTCGTCAAACCTTGGATACGGTGATTGATGAACAAGAAGCGCTAGAAGCAATAGCTGCCACTTTCACCCAGAAACATAATACGTTATATGTAGTGCAGAGGGCGCCACTTTTTCAAGACGTTTGGGTGGGGACGGAGAGAGTTGTATTCTTCCGAGACGGGAAAg CATCATCAACTCTAGCATCCGCTATAGAAAAATGGATCTACGAGCCATCAGTCCTCCAAGGTGCCAGATCGGAATCGGCAGATGCGGCGAGACATGTTCGATTACCAAGTAGTGACTATCACGTGGTGCTGTCAGTTGTTAATCCAAAACCACATTTGCTGAAAGTGGAGTTTGATGCGGCAGAGGCAGTAGAAG attatatagGTTCCTTTGTGGACGAGTTAAGTGAACTTCATAACTTCACACTCAAGTCCCAATGGCTGTATTTGCTGGACTTTGATTTTCAACCTAGAAAG GTAATAGATAATACAAAAGTCGGATATCACTACGCAATTCGTCATGAAAGACTACACTTGCTTTTAACCAAATTGGAAGAAAGGGCCGCGACTCATGTGTCTGAGTTGCCGACAGTTAACCTAGCCTTATATGTTACTCAGTGTGATATGTCGCCGGCTTATATCTACGATACCAATA accAGAAAGTGGAGTCACGAGTCCAAGCTTTCATGTCACCGAAATGGGGTGGCGTGGTATTGGGTACACCCACAGTAGACGAATGTGCAGAGGGCATACACCGACCTAAGGTCACACAGATCATGGGCACGTTTTTGGCACATCTTAGAAAACTTATTGGAATCACTCATAAG AAATCAATACAAAATGGTCACTTAGAAGCGCTCCGTTCGGTGGCGCCCAGGCGTTGGGAGGTCGATTCTCTTCTACGAATAAGGACCCTAGAGCAAGTCACCTCGGCTGAGACAAGCTTGAAGTCATTGGCTAAGTTGTtag GTGAAATATCAAACATAGTGATAAACGAAGAAGTAGGTACCTCAATTAACATAGCCGTACAGAACATTCAAAATGCCAAGAACTTAATGTTATCTGGACACCTTTTGGAGGCCTATAGGGCTTCGCAGACGGCTTTTATTGCGGCTGAAACAGCTTTTATGGACCCCAGTCTTTTGGCCCTGCTGTATTTCCCTGATGATCAGAA gtACGCAATTTACATTCCTCTGTTCTTACCTATTATGTTCCCTGTGATTCTATCTTTGAAGAATTTGATACTTTGGTTCAGAGGAAAACTACCAAAAGAGAAAGTTGAGTGA
- the LOC123712731 gene encoding GPI transamidase component PIG-S isoform X1, translating into MCRHENKSDNEEWSRMWASASFVGVLIVIGVPLWWKTTEVFRVSLPYDKINSFDLEAHYITTDLVVLANDDQTAVTVAEEIQMTFSQSDVIKLRIIKLIISDTLRQTLDTVIDEQEALEAIAATFTQKHNTLYVVQRAPLFQDVWVGTERVVFFRDGKASSTLASAIEKWIYEPSVLQGARSESADAARHVRLPSSDYHVVLSVVNPKPHLLKVEFDAAEAVEDYIGSFVDELSELHNFTLKSQWLYLLDFDFQPRKVIDNTKVGYHYAIRHERLHLLLTKLEERAATHVSELPTVNLALYVTQCDMSPAYIYDTNNQKVESRVQAFMSPKWGGVVLGTPTVDECAEGIHRPKVTQIMGTFLAHLRKLIGITHKKSIQNGHLEALRSVAPRRWEVDSLLRIRTLEQVTSAETSLKSLAKLLGEISNIVINEEVGTSINIAVQNIQNAKNLMLSGHLLEAYRASQTAFIAAETAFMDPSLLALLYFPDDQKYAIYIPLFLPIMFPVILSLKNLILWFRGKLPKEKVE; encoded by the exons AATGGAGTCGTATGTGGGCGAGCGCTTCATTTGTCGGCGTATTGATTGTCATCGGTGTACCTTTGTGGTGGAAAACAACCGAAGTGTTTCG GGTATCGCTTCCatacgataaaataaattcatttgacTTGGAGGCCCACTACATTACAACGGACCTTGTGGTACTCGCAAACGATGATCAAACTGCGGTGACAGTGGCTGAAGAGATTCAGATGACATTTTCACAGTCAG atGTAATAAAGCTGAGAATCATTAAGTTAATCATCTCAGACACACTTCGTCAAACCTTGGATACGGTGATTGATGAACAAGAAGCGCTAGAAGCAATAGCTGCCACTTTCACCCAGAAACATAATACGTTATATGTAGTGCAGAGGGCGCCACTTTTTCAAGACGTTTGGGTGGGGACGGAGAGAGTTGTATTCTTCCGAGACGGGAAAg CATCATCAACTCTAGCATCCGCTATAGAAAAATGGATCTACGAGCCATCAGTCCTCCAAGGTGCCAGATCGGAATCGGCAGATGCGGCGAGACATGTTCGATTACCAAGTAGTGACTATCACGTGGTGCTGTCAGTTGTTAATCCAAAACCACATTTGCTGAAAGTGGAGTTTGATGCGGCAGAGGCAGTAGAAG attatatagGTTCCTTTGTGGACGAGTTAAGTGAACTTCATAACTTCACACTCAAGTCCCAATGGCTGTATTTGCTGGACTTTGATTTTCAACCTAGAAAG GTAATAGATAATACAAAAGTCGGATATCACTACGCAATTCGTCATGAAAGACTACACTTGCTTTTAACCAAATTGGAAGAAAGGGCCGCGACTCATGTGTCTGAGTTGCCGACAGTTAACCTAGCCTTATATGTTACTCAGTGTGATATGTCGCCGGCTTATATCTACGATACCAATA accAGAAAGTGGAGTCACGAGTCCAAGCTTTCATGTCACCGAAATGGGGTGGCGTGGTATTGGGTACACCCACAGTAGACGAATGTGCAGAGGGCATACACCGACCTAAGGTCACACAGATCATGGGCACGTTTTTGGCACATCTTAGAAAACTTATTGGAATCACTCATAAG AAATCAATACAAAATGGTCACTTAGAAGCGCTCCGTTCGGTGGCGCCCAGGCGTTGGGAGGTCGATTCTCTTCTACGAATAAGGACCCTAGAGCAAGTCACCTCGGCTGAGACAAGCTTGAAGTCATTGGCTAAGTTGTtag GTGAAATATCAAACATAGTGATAAACGAAGAAGTAGGTACCTCAATTAACATAGCCGTACAGAACATTCAAAATGCCAAGAACTTAATGTTATCTGGACACCTTTTGGAGGCCTATAGGGCTTCGCAGACGGCTTTTATTGCGGCTGAAACAGCTTTTATGGACCCCAGTCTTTTGGCCCTGCTGTATTTCCCTGATGATCAGAA gtACGCAATTTACATTCCTCTGTTCTTACCTATTATGTTCCCTGTGATTCTATCTTTGAAGAATTTGATACTTTGGTTCAGAGGAAAACTACCAAAAGAGAAAGTTGAGTGA